DNA sequence from the Pseudoliparis swirei isolate HS2019 ecotype Mariana Trench chromosome 6, NWPU_hadal_v1, whole genome shotgun sequence genome:
CAGAGAGCCCAAAGGCCCCCAGAGAGCCCCAGAGACCCCAAAGAGCCCCAGAGACCAACCCCACCAGAGCAAGACCCCCAAAGAGAACAAGGCTCTTTGTTGTCCTTTGGTTGTTTTGTAGTTTTCCATCTCTTTGAAGTCtgtttttagttgttttacGTCTCTTTTTAGTTAGTTcccatctctttgtagttgttttccatctctttgtagttgtttgacATCTCTTTgaagtctctttgtagttgtttttcttctctttgtagttgtttgacATCTCTTTgaagtctctttgtagttgtttttcttctctttgtagttgtttgacATCTCTTTGAAGTCTCTTTGGAGTTGTTTTACTTCTCTTTGAAGTCTCTTTGGAGTTGTTTTacttctctttgtagttgtttgacATCTCTTTGAAGTATCTTTGGAGTTTTTttcatctctttgtagttgttttgcatCCCTTTGAAGTCTCTTCatcgttttgcatctctttgaacTGTCCTTGTAATGAATTGGTTCAAAACTATCAGCCAGTCATCATAGTTATGATAATTCTCCTACATTGGTAGTAAAAGCGGGTAATGAGCTCCACCTTGGTGCTCCTGCTTCATCATGGTTGttagtgtgtgtattagtgtgtgtatttgtgtgtgtattagtgtgtgtagtagtgtgtgtattagtgtgtgtatttgtgtgtgtattagtgtgtgtattagtgtgtgtattagtgtgtgtatttgtgtgtgtattagtgtgtgtattagtgtgtgtatttgtgtgtgtatttgtgtgtattagtgtgtgtattagtgtgtgtatttgtgtgtgtatgagtatgtgtattagtgtgtattagtgtgcattagtgtgtgtattcgtgtgtgtattagtgtgtgtattagtgtgtgtattagtgtgtgtattagtgtgtgtattagtgtgtgtattagtgtgtgtattagtgtgtgtattagtgtgtattagtgtgtgtatttgtgtgtgtattagtgtgtgtatgagtatgtgtattagtgtgtgtattagtgtgtgtatttgtgtgtgtattagtgtgtgtatgagtatgtgtattagtgtgtgtatttgtgtgtgtattagtgtgtgtattagtgtgtgtattagtgtgtgtattagtgtgtgtatttgtgtgtgtattagtgtgtgtatgaggatgtgtattagtgtgtttatttgtgtgtgtattagtgtgtgtatgagtatgtgtattagtgtgtgtattagtgtgtgtattagtgtgtgtatgagtatgtgtattagtgtgtgtattagtgtgtgtatgagtatgtgtattagtatgtgtattagtgtgtgtatgagtatgtgtatgagtatgtgtattagtgtgtgtattagtgtgtgtatgaggatgtgtattagtgtgtgtattagtgtgtgtatgagtatgtgaattagtgtgtgtattagtgtgaaATGCTTCATGACTTCACGTTTGTGTCTCTGCAGAATGCAAAGTGTGTTCTCagtgacgctgctgctgcttctggcCCTGGCGCTGCCGGCCGAGGCCACCAGGAAGGCCAAAGCCcaccgaggtcagaggtcaccctACTGACTCTCCTTCGTTCTGACGTTGGGACAAACGAATGACTTTCACccaagatatagatatatatacatagatatacatatatatatttgtatatatatatacatatatatatatataaatatatacatatatatatatgtgtatatatatacatatatgtacatataaataagtatatatatatatatatatatatatatgtatatacatatatatatacatatataagtatatatatacatatatatatatattacaaaccaCAACAggatggttgtatagaagtctatgctttatgtatTAAAGCTCCATACGCTCTAATGACCAcaagggggtgactcctctggttgtatagaagccagTGCTCAGCTGTTCCTTGTGCTCTCCAGGAGAGAAACAGGATCAGACCCGCCCGGCCTCAGAATGCTCCGCTGCAGAGACGCAGTACGGGAAGTGTGTCCCTGAACACGGGGACTGTGGCGCCGGCCTCAGGGAGTCCACCTGCAGGGACCTCACGGAGCAGATCCACTGCAAGGTCCCCTGTAACTGGAAGAAGGACATCAGTAAGaccacatacacatacagtatatatatacacatatatatacacacacatatatatatacaaatatatacatatttatacatatatatacacacatatacacacacatatatatatacatatatatacatatatatacacatatatatatatatacacacacacatatatatatacacacacatatatatatatacaaatatatacatatttatacatatatatacacacatatatatatatacacacacacatatatatacacacacatatatatacatatatatacaaatatatacatatttatccatatatatacacacatatatatatatatacacacatatacacacacatatatatacatatatatatacatatatatacacatatacaggactgtctcagaaaattagaatattgtgataaagttctttattttctgtaatgcaattaaaaaaacaaaaatgtcatgcattctggattcattacaaatcaactgaaatattgcaagccttttattcttttaatattgctgattatggcttacagcttaagaaaactctaaaatcctatctcataaaatttgaatatttcctcagaccaagtaaaaaaaagatttataacagcaaaacaaaatcaaacatttgaaaatgtgtttccaggtgtttcgagttaattagacgattcaagtgatttgtttaataccctactagtatactttttcatgatattctaatatttagaaataggatatttgagttttcttaagctgtaaaccataatcagcaatattaaaagaataaaaggcttgcaatatttcagttgatttgtaatgaatccagaatgcatgacatttttgtttttttaattgcattacagaaaataaagaactttatcacaatattctaattttctgagacagtcctgtatatatatacgcacatatacacatatatatatatgtgtgtgtatatatatatatactcatatactgtatgaataaatactcacatatagatatacagaTATTTACAAACATATATGTACGCATTTActcacgtatacacacatatacacacatatatacatatttccatacatatacacacatatatagctccacgtatacacacatatataaacatttactcacatatgcacacatatacacatttttacacacatacacttatacatattaatacacatttacaagtataattacatatatacacacatacacagatatatatactgtatatacacatttactcacatacaaacatatacacacatatatatatacacatatatacacttttacacacatatataaagacTTATACACATCTAGAtctagatatacactaccgttcaaaagtttgggatcacccagacaatttcgtgttttccatgaaaactcacacttttatttatcaaatgagttgcaaaatgtatagaaaatatagtcaagacattgacaaggttagaaataatgatttgtatttgaagtattaatttttttcttcaaactttgctttcgttaaagaatgctccttttgcagcaatgacagcattgcagacctttggcattctagctgttaatttgttgaggtaatctgttgaaatgtcaccccacgcttcctgaagcacctccacaagttggattggcttgatgggcacttcttgcggaccatacggtcaagctgctcccacaacagctcaatggttgagatctggtgactgtgctggccactccattacagacagcaagctgcctgcttcttccctcaatagttcttgcacaatttggaggtgtgctttgggtcattgtcctgttggaggaggacattggctccaatcaagcgctgcccacagggtatggcatggcgttgcaaaatggagtgatagccttccttatttaaaatcccttttacctggtacaaatctcccactttaccagcaccaaagcagccccagaccatcacatgacctccaccattcagtttctttgcaatttctcgcatggaatagccttcatttctaagaacaagaatagactggcgagtttcacatgaaacttctttttttctggccattttgagagttatcgaacccacaaatgtgatgctccagataatcaactagctcaaaggaaggccagttttatagcttctctcatcagcaaaacagttttcagctgtgctaacataattgcacaagggttttcaagggttttctaatcatccattagtcttctaaggcgattagcaaacacaatgtaccattagaacactggagtgatcgttgatggaaatgggcctctatacacctctggagatatttcattagaaaccagacgtttccacctagaatagtcatttaccacatgaaaaataaggacatttctaagtgatcccaaacttttgaacggtagtgtatatccacatatatatgtatatttatttatagatatacatatatatatataaatatatttttatatatataaatatatatttatatatatatacatttatatgtgtatatgtatataaataaccGCTGCGTGTGCTGCAGGTGACTGTAAGTATAAGTTTGGGTCTTGGGGGTCCTGTGACTCCGAGACCAGCACCAAGACCAGGTCCGGGTCCCTGAAGAGGGTCCTGTTCAACGCAGACTGCCAGACCACCGTCACCGTGTCCAAGCCCTGCTCCCCCAGGGCGAAGAAGAGCCGGGgtgagctcctcttcatcactacaACTGCTCCTCTTCTATACTAGACTACTCTTCATCACTACACTGCTCCTCTTTATCATTAGActgctcttcttcatcactacacaactcctcttcatcactacggctgctcctcttcatcactacatatatatacaaatatattcacacatgaatgtgtgaataaaccatttcctctctgctcctcttcctttctgctcctcttcctctttctttctgcagGAAAGAAGACGAACtgaaagaggaccaggagaagagCTCATACTCTTCATTGATCAAAACCctctttgattattttttattctgatttgATGTATGTGTTTATTTGGTTTAAAGAAGCttagatattaataataataattgtgtcCCTGTAGCTCAGAGCTGGTTTTTACTTCAGTAgttaaaatataaacaaattaaaaagaataacGTTCCTCCATAAAATCTATTTTTTGAACTATAGATTATTGATGTTGtataaaagatcaaaataaatACTGTACATTGTTTTGAAGTTTGGTCTTTTCTCCATAAAAGAGGTTTTAATGCTTCAGATTGTCTCTGTTCCATATTTACatgacatatatattatatttacataacatatatagatttacataacatatatatattaacataacatatatatttacataacatatatattatatttacataacatatatatattaacataacatatatatttacataacatgtatatattatatttacacaacatatatatatattatatttacaacacatatatatttacataacatagatatattatatttacataacatctatatattatatttacataacatctatatattatatttacataacatatatatacataagatatatatatttacataagatatatatatttacataacatgtatattatatttacatttatatatttacacaacacgtatatattatatttacataacatatatattatatttacataacatatatttacactaccgttcaaaagtttgggatcacccagacaatttcgtgtcttccatgaaaaatcacacttttatttatcaaatgaatataaaatatagtcaagacattgacaaggttagaaataatgattaatatttgaagtattaattttgttcttcaaacttcaagctcaaaggaaggccagttgtatagcttatatcaccagcataactgttttcagctgtgctaacataattgcacgggttttctaatcatccattagtcttctaaggcgattagcaaacacaatgtaccattagaacactggagtgatagttgatggaaatgggcctctttacacctcgagatatttcattagaaaccagacgtttccacctagaagagtcatttaccacattaacaatgtatagagtgtatttctgattgatttaatgttatcttcattgaaaaaaacaatgcttttctttgaaaaataaggacatttctaagtgatcccaaacttttgaacggtagtgtacataacatatatttacataagagatatatatttacataacatgcatatataatatttacataacatttatattatatttacataacaTGTAGATATTATTTACATAACATGCAGATATTACATATACACATTTAGATATTAGATAATTGACATAATATTGACATAAACTAGAAATTACATCATTTACATAATATGTAAACATTTAGTTTATCCTAAATCTAAATAGGGGGTTAAGGGATAGGTGTTAGGAGATAGGAGATACGTCTAACCTAAACCCAGTCCACGTCTGTTTCCTTGatctaaaaaacagaaataaattaCGACTCCCAAGATGCATTTCACCAAGAAACATCCAATCACAGAGGTCAGAATACTGCGAGCGCTCGTTGTTGAGAAAAGTTATAAATTGGACAGTCACGACAACTTCAAGCCTTTGTCTCCATAGCAACGTCAGCTGAGGCTCATGGGAGTTGTAGTAATTAGAGCCGACAGAAAGGTTCAGTAATAATGATGTAACACGAAACAATTTAAAGAAAAGTTATTTTATTGATCCTGTGGGTACCTCTTCTCTGGACCGCCCCCATGAGCCACAGCCGacacataataacaataacaactagaacgggcactcggtagagcgcataccttcccatatcacaagattgggcattgaattatgaacatgttggcattagttgcatgccaattgggtaCAAATTGacagcgctatggtaaaaagaagattttgaccttttcataacctttaccttgacctttgacccgatcgatcccaaaatctaatcaaatggtccccggataataaccaatcatcccaccaaatttcatgcgattcggtttaatactttttgagttatgcgagtaacacgcataatgtagcggcgttccgtcgttgttttcttaatccgctaaagagctgcagacacagtgagtttcctctcacgcgcatgacaggagaccgttcatttccttttctttcgattttattttaaacagcaaaaaacgctaacaaagtacacaaaataataaacgttcaaaacgatctcatggtcttacggtaaaaaaactatatctctcatgtctaatgcggctctgtTCTTCCACCCGttgccgtcatgacgtcattaaatagcctggcCCGAGCGTCAGTCATGAACATAAAGAGCTTTCAATGTATTTAACTTATAATTCCTCCACCGTGAGCAtaattctaaatattaaattataaacaattctgaaacttaaatatactaaaaacacacGTGTGGCTCTTACacatgcgaaggtaatgacgaTGTAACCATGACAACCGCAGGTGCCTCGACCGACGACCTCACCGCAGCCTCCGGCAGCGCAGCAGGCTGCAGAAGGTCTTCCTGAAGGTCTCGTTACAGAGGGCGTAGCAGGCGGGGTTGACGGCGCTGTTGACGTAGCAGAGCCAGTAGCCCGCGGACCACAAGGCGCCCGGGACGCAGTCGTGACAGAAGGCCGCCACCACGGCCATGACGTTGTACGGCGTCCAGGTGAGGATGAAGGCCAGCACGATGGCCAGGATGGTCTTGGtgaccctcctctccctcgccaTCACTCGAAGCCGGCGCCTCTCCTGAGACCTGAAGCTGGGGCAGGAGGagaaggccgccgccgccgccttccCGCGGAGGTCGGCGTTGGACGAGGAGTCCGTTTCCATCTTGTCGtcttcggcggcggcggcccgagCGCGGCGCCGCTGAGGCTCCGAGGCGTCGCCCGCGCCGCTCGACGCCCTCCGGTTCCTCCTCGGCTTCGGAGCGCCGCAGTCCGATTGGTTCGGAGACGGGTCCGAGCCCGGGTCGCCGGTCGCCACGCTCCGGCGTTTCAACAGGAAGTCTTTCCCGGACGGACCGGCCGTCCTCAGCCGGCCGCGGCTGCCGGCGGACAGGCGCCCGTACAGGCCGACCATGACGAACGCCGGCAGGTAGAAGGAAGGCAGCGTCGTCGCCAGGGTGACGGCGGGGCTGGCGAGCAGCTGGATGTGGCACTCGCCGTCGGGGATCACGCGCTTCCCGCCGAGCGTCTGCCAGCTGAGGATGGCGGGCGCCCAGAGGACGAAGGGCAGCAGCCAGGCGGTGGCGATCATCACGCCGGCCGCGCCGCCCGTCCGCCACGCCGGGTAGCTGAGCGGCCGCGTCACGTAGAAGTACCGATCCAAACTGATGACCAGCAGGTTCATGACGGAGGCGCCGCTCGCCACGTAGTCCGCCACGAGCCACGCGTCGCAGGCGGCGGCCCCCAGGGGCCAGCGGCCGCGCAGCAGGTAGAGCGCGTACAGGTTGACGGACAGCAGGCCCACCGCCAGGTCGGCCACCGCCAGGCTCAACAGGAAGTAGTTGTTGACGGTCCGCAGGCGGCGGTTCACCCCGACGGACAGGAGGACCAGCGCGTTGCCGAGCACCGTGGCGGCGctgagggcggcggcggcggcggcgagggccGGCTGAGCCGCGCCGTACGGAGACGCGCCGCCCGGAGGCCGGGAGGAGGCGTTGACGCGAGGGTGGAGCCAGAGGGAGGAGTTGAGGTCGGGCTCCGGTGCTCCGCCCATGTTCCTGAAACACACAGGtccagttgcattgtgggtcgtGAAAGTGGCGGAatatctctggttctgatgaTCTTGTTTTTGTAAACTCATTTTATGATGCTGGTATCACAGCATGGTGGAGCTGCCGAGCTAACTAGCCGAGCTAACTAGCAGACGGATGGCTACTTAGCTAGCTTTAGGCCCGCCGCCGCGCGGCACCGACTCAGCTGCTGACAGCAGCTCTGAGTCCATCTGCCAGTTCACGGAACGGACAGCTAGCGACCACGCTAATTAATAGCTAGCTCTGCAGATTAACCAGCTAACTAATTAACTAGCTATGCAGAATAACTAGTTAACTAGCTAAACAGAGTAACTAGCTATGCAGATTAACTAGTGCACTATGCAGATTAACTAGTGAACTAGCTAAACTGATTATTAACGAAACAAATTAACTAGCTAAACAATTAACTATCTAACTAATCAACTTGATATGCAGATTAACTAGTTAACTATGTAGATTAGCTAGATCTGCAGATTAATTAGCTAAGAGGATAACATAGTTAACTAGTTAAACAGGGTAACTAGTTAATCCGCAGAGCTAGTTAATATGCAGAGTTAACTAGCTCTGcagattaaccctcctgtcgccttcgggtcaatttgacccgattcaatgtttaaccctcctgttacctttatatttactaacatattttacccttggggtcaatatgaccccagctattaaaatctccagaaaattattagaattaatattgttttccaagtttaagtgtgaggtactttatgtttgtttgttgactaccgaaagaacaccgacattaaacattgaatcggatcaaattgacccgaaggcgacaggagggttaactaaTTAACTAACAAAACAGatgttaaaataaacatatttctgtttttattgaaataaacaaTCTTTTAGACAAATATTAATTTTGAGATGTACAACATATTTTACATTTCTAATGTTtacgagaaagaaagaaaaacttccTGATGACGAGAAGAACGAAAACAGCAGGAAGAGTTTTAATTACCTGCTGATCCTGGACCTGCTGATCGCTGATCCTGGACTTGATCCTGGGCCTGCTGGTCCTGGACTTGCTGATCCTGGACTTGATCCTGGACCTGATAATCCTGGACCTGCTGATCCTGGACTTGATCCTGGACCTGCTGATCCTGGACTTGCTGATCCTGGACTTGATCCTGGACCTGATAATCCTGGACCTGCTGATCCTGGACTTGATCCTGGACCTGCTGGTCCTGGACTTGCTGATCCTGGACCTGATGatcctgtgttcacatgttctcctcctccgctccttctcttcattctgctcctccttcacctccttctcctcctccagcagccttTATATTGATTCCTTCTCATTAGCAGAGCTGAAGCTCCACCTGCTGGAGGAGTGactcacactcaaacacacacacttgtgtacttgtgtgtaaaCTTGAGTCCCgactccttgtgtgtgtgtattatatatatataatacacacacacaacatacatagatacatacaaacatgtgtgtatataaatacacacatatatatataaataaaatgggcAGAGCCAGTCATATTGACACTGGAACTGATGACGCTTCAAAagtccacgagaacacaagtccacgAGAAGACAAGTACACAAGAAGACAAGTCCACGAGAAGATACATCCACGATAAGAAAAGTACACGAGAAGACAAGTACACAACTCCACGAGAAGACAAGTCCACGAGAAGACAAGTACACGATAAGAAAAGTACACGAGAAGACAAGTCCACAAGAAGATAAGTACACAAGTCCACGAGAAGACAAGTCCACAAGAAGATAAGTCCACGAGAAGACAAGTCCACAAGAAGATAAGTACACAAGTCCACGAGAAGATAAGTCCACAAGAAGACAAGTCCATGAGAAGACAAGTCCACGAGAAGACAAGTACACAATAAGAAAAGTCCACGAAAAGATAAGTCCACGAGAAGACAAGTCCACAAGAAGATAAGTACACAAGTCCACGATAAGAAAAGTACACAAGTCCACGAGAAGATAAGTCCACAAGTCCACAAGAAGACAAGTTCACGAGAAGACAAGTACACAATAAGAAAAGTACACGAGAAGACAAGTACACAAGTCCACGATAAGAAAAGTACACAAGTCCACGAGAAGACAAGTCCACAAGAAGATAAGTCCACAAGTCCACGAGAAGAAAAGTACACGAAAAGATAAGTACACAAGTTCACGAGAAGACAAGTCCAGGAGAAGACAAGTACACAAGTCCACGAGAAGACAAGTCCACGAGAAGACAAGTACACGATAAGAAAAGTCCACGAGAAGACAAGTACACAAGTCCACGAGAAGACAAGTCCACGAGAAGATAAGTCCATGAGAAGACAAGTACACGAGAAGACAAGTCCACAAGAAGATAAGTACACAAGTCCACGAGAAGACAAGTCCACAAGTCCACGAGAAGACAAGTCCACGAGAAGATAAGTCCACGAGAAGACAAGTACACAAGTCCACGAGAAGACAAGTACACGATAAGAAAAGTACACAAGAAGATAAGTACACAAGTCCACGAGAAGACAAGTCCACAAGTCTACGAGAAGACAAGTCCAAGTCCACGAGAAGACAAGTACACAATAAGAAAAGTCCACGAGAAGACAACAACAGACTACAAGATAAGTCCACAAGGAGTCACATGGTGGTTTTGGTTGTTAATCAGCTCTAAATgtttcaaacaaacaaatcatcaATGAGTGTTGTCCTTTGATCAATAAGTGAACGTTTAGACTTCTTTATTAAATCTGTTTAGATGTTTACCAGAATAAGAGGAATATTGATTGTTGATCTGAATACCTGATGTCACATGacgaccccccccacacacacacagagacccgtTGACAGCGGCCATCTTTAATCCACAACACTTCGTCTGGGTGTCACTTCcacttattttacatttttccgACCATTTACAAATACAGGTTAAAAAAGCCCCGCTGCtccttaagcccctccccctccgagTCCCTCCGGACCAGGAAGTGCTCCGTTCCTCTTCGGCcgccaaaagaaaagaaaaacgttTGACGTTCGTTTCGTGAACTGCAGCATTT
Encoded proteins:
- the chrm4b gene encoding muscarinic acetylcholine receptor M2; protein product: MGGAPEPDLNSSLWLHPRVNASSRPPGGASPYGAAQPALAAAAAALSAATVLGNALVLLSVGVNRRLRTVNNYFLLSLAVADLAVGLLSVNLYALYLLRGRWPLGAAACDAWLVADYVASGASVMNLLVISLDRYFYVTRPLSYPAWRTGGAAGVMIATAWLLPFVLWAPAILSWQTLGGKRVIPDGECHIQLLASPAVTLATTLPSFYLPAFVMVGLYGRLSAGSRGRLRTAGPSGKDFLLKRRSVATGDPGSDPSPNQSDCGAPKPRRNRRASSGAGDASEPQRRRARAAAAEDDKMETDSSSNADLRGKAAAAAFSSCPSFRSQERRRLRVMARERRVTKTILAIVLAFILTWTPYNVMAVVAAFCHDCVPGALWSAGYWLCYVNSAVNPACYALCNETFRKTFCSLLRCRRLR
- the mdkb gene encoding midkine b isoform X2 is translated as MQSVFSVTLLLLLALALPAEATRKAKAHRGEKQDQTRPASECSAAETQYGKCVPEHGDCGAGLRESTCRDLTEQIHCKVPCNWKKDISDCKYKFGSWGSCDSETSTKTRSGSLKRVLFNADCQTTVTVSKPCSPRAKKSRGKKTN
- the mdkb gene encoding midkine b isoform X1 — translated: MTSRLCLCRMQSVFSVTLLLLLALALPAEATRKAKAHRGEKQDQTRPASECSAAETQYGKCVPEHGDCGAGLRESTCRDLTEQIHCKVPCNWKKDISDCKYKFGSWGSCDSETSTKTRSGSLKRVLFNADCQTTVTVSKPCSPRAKKSRGKKTN